In Methanonatronarchaeum sp. AMET-Sl, one genomic interval encodes:
- a CDS encoding DUF2270 domain-containing protein encodes MDWEKLDSLDTNVIMHVYRGELQRTNSWRQRMDKTTNWAIVITSGIITFALANPNVPHWAVLAGLFLIYIMLFTEARRYRNFDKWRGRVRALEETFLSKFFDRENDIDERWTKALSEDFRFPHYKITWQEAMKRRLKRIYIWLIMVFIGAWIGKVYIHPEHATTWNEFFQRIAGPLEPLAGVFIFGIVLGSVIGSTLYFFITSSEREAKGRPREREINEKFASKDHLETFGQQEKDKKSSEKKSN; translated from the coding sequence ATGGATTGGGAAAAACTGGATTCTCTGGACACGAACGTCATAATGCATGTCTACCGTGGAGAGCTCCAAAGAACCAATAGCTGGAGACAACGGATGGACAAAACCACAAACTGGGCAATAGTGATCACCTCCGGTATAATAACTTTTGCCCTCGCCAACCCTAACGTCCCACACTGGGCCGTTCTAGCAGGCCTCTTTCTTATATACATAATGCTTTTCACTGAGGCCAGGAGATACAGAAATTTCGACAAGTGGAGAGGGAGAGTCAGAGCGCTAGAGGAGACGTTCCTCTCAAAGTTCTTCGACCGAGAAAATGACATAGACGAGAGATGGACCAAAGCACTTTCGGAAGACTTCAGATTCCCACACTATAAAATCACATGGCAAGAAGCTATGAAAAGAAGGCTAAAGAGGATATACATATGGCTAATAATGGTATTCATAGGGGCCTGGATAGGTAAGGTCTATATCCACCCTGAACATGCCACCACCTGGAATGAATTTTTCCAGAGAATTGCAGGACCTCTAGAACCTCTCGCCGGCGTATTCATATTCGGAATTGTTCTTGGAAGCGTAATCGGTTCGACGCTCTATTTCTTCATCACCTCCTCCGAAAGAGAAGCCAAAGGAAGACCAAGAGAAAGAGAAATAAACGAGAAGTTCGCCTCAAAAGATCACCTAGAAACGTTCGGACAGCAAGAAAAAGATAAGAAAAGTTCAGAGAAAAAATCAAATTAG